One Heteronotia binoei isolate CCM8104 ecotype False Entrance Well chromosome 10, APGP_CSIRO_Hbin_v1, whole genome shotgun sequence genomic region harbors:
- the RBM48 gene encoding RNA-binding protein 48, which yields MAAATGESEGGEVGGVYQHHAQRAVCASRAKYREGRRPRAVKVYTINLESRYLLIQGVPALGVMKELVELFALYGTIEEYNPLDDYPAEEFTEVYLIKFQKIQSARIAKRKLDERSFFGSLLHVCYAPEFETVQETREKLQDRRKYIAKVTNCTDRLQVKKQNLNTCFKKTFQPDAPGFHTSEKATNNWNLPAHIHDPGLSPCCKHSLNNAESASEECCQNTLLAPQCATECAETSEYYGQRTLIPQRVQQGIQSIPAHCTLQRELVCDSGLSRFMPRTTQLQERKRRRDEGNKFALIGKDTDNTEIIIGPRLPESPKIDMDDESLNTSASLIRNKLKEVTLPVKVPELSGEMLLSSPTKPTVKQRRRI from the exons ATGGCGGCGGCTACTGGGGAGAGCGAAGGGGGTGAAGTCGGCGGAGTCTATCAACACCATGCGCAGCGAGCGGTCTGTGCTTCGCGGGCTAAGTATCGTGAGGGCCGGAGACCTCGCGCTGTGAAG GTATATACTATCAACTTAGAGTCTCGATACTTGTTGATACAAGGTGTTCCAGCCTTGGGTGTAATGAAGGAATTAGTTGAGCTGTTTGCATTATATGGCACCATTGAAGAATATAATCCATTAGATGATTACCCAGCAGAAGAATTTACAGAAGTTTATCTAATCAAGTTTCAAAAGATACAGAGTGCAAG GATAGCCAAGAGAAAATTGGATGAGCGGAGTTTCTTTGGTAGTTTATTGCATGTGTGTTATGCCCCAGAATTTGAGACTGTACAGGAGACCAGAGAAAAACTACAAGACCGACGGAAGTATATAGCAAAAGTAACTAATTGCACAG ATCGGTTACAAGTGAAGAAACAGAATTTGAATACATGTTTTAAAAAGACTTTTCAGCCAGATGCTCCTGGATTTCATACATCTGAAAAAGCTACTAATAACTGGAATCTACCTGCGCATATTCATGATCCTGGGCTGTCACCCTGTTGTAAACACTCACTGAACAATGCAGAGTCTGCTTCAGAAGAGTGTTGTCAAAATACATTGCTAGCACCTCAGTGTGCTACAGAGTGTGCTGAAACATCTGAGTACTATGGACAGAGGACACTAATCCCTCAGCGTGTACAACAAGGAATACAGAGTATACCAGCCCATTGCACCCTGCAGAGAGAACTTGTCTGTGACAGTGGACTCAGTAGGTTTATGCCTCGAACAACTCAGCTACAGGAACGAAAAAGAAGACGAGATGAAGGCAACAAATTTGCCCTCATTGGGAAAGACACTGATAATACAGAAATAATTATTGGTCCAAGGCTACCAGAATCACCTAAAATAGACATGGATGATGAATCATTGAACACCTCAGCAAGCTTAATTCGAAATAAACTTAAGGAG GTTACACTTCCTGTTAAAGTTCCAGAACTGTCTGGGGAGATGTTACTGAGTAGTCCAACAAAGCCAACTGTGAAACAAAGGCGACGAATATAA